One region of Triticum aestivum cultivar Chinese Spring chromosome 6B, IWGSC CS RefSeq v2.1, whole genome shotgun sequence genomic DNA includes:
- the LOC123137747 gene encoding probable enoyl-CoA hydratase 2, mitochondrial isoform X1, with product MRSLRGLLAVSGHLAARHAPPSGASSSPHSVLFARALQILSQPEPVRLHKLSAPDSGIVELRLERPEARNAIGKEMLKGLRSAMDKVKADSTANVVLVASSVPKVFCAGADLKERRLMGPSEVREFVNTLRATFSSFEALPIPTIAVVEGAAFGGGLELALSCDLRICGIAFILQCASFIHLIETSFAPSFQTVECISSTCFAGESATFSLPETGLAIIPGAGGTQRLPRIVGRARAKELIFTGRRFDATEAVNMGVVNYCVPGGEAYQKALELAREINQKGPLAIRMAKKAINEGVEVDLSSALAVEEECYEQVLHTQDRLEGLAAFAEKRRPLYTGK from the exons ATGCGCAGCCTACGGGGCCTCCtcgccgtctccggccacctcgccgcccgcCACGCGCCGCCGAGCGGCGCCTCCTCGTCTCCCCACAGCGTCCTCTTCGCCCGTGCCCTCCAGATCCTCTCCCAGCCGGAGCCCGTCCGCCTCCACAAGCTCTCGGCGCCCGACTCCG GGATCGTGGAGCTGAGGCTGGAGCGGCCGGAGGCCAGGAACGCCATCGGGAAGGAGATGCTCAAGGGGCTGCGGAGCGCCATGGACAAGGTGAAGGCCGACTCGACGGCCAACGTTGTACTGGTAGCGAGCTCCGTGCCCAAGGTCTTCTGCGCGGGCGCTGACCTCAAG GAAAGGAGGTTAATGGGCCCTTCTGAAGTCCGGGAATTTGTTAATACCTTGAGAGCTACATTCTCATCCTTTGAG GCACTCCCTATTCCTACAATAGCTGTTGTTGAAGGAGCTGCCTTTGGCGGTGGGCTAGAGTTGGCTCTTTCATGTGATCTTCGTATATGTGGTATTGCTTTTATTCTACAGTGCGCAAGTTTCATACATCTTATAGAAACCAGTTTTGCCCCCTCCTTTCAAACAGTTGAATGCATTTCTTCAACATGTTTTGCAGGGGAGAGTGCAACATTCAGCTTGCCAGAAACCGGCCTTGCTATTATTCCTGG AGCTGGAGGGACACAGCGTCTTCCAAGGATTGTTGGAAGGGCCAGAGCAAAGGAATTGATATTCACTGGCCGTAGATTTGATGCGACAGAAGCTGTAAATATGG GGGTAGTGAACTACTGCGTTCCTGGTGGCGAGGCTTATCAAAAGGCTCTTGAACTTGCCCGGGAGATAAATCAGAAA GGTCCGTTAGCGATAAGGATGGCCAAGAAGGCCATCAACGAAGGGGTGGAGGTAGACCTGTCCTCTGCGTTGGCTGTCGAAGAAGAGTGCTACGAGCAAGTTCTGCACACTCAGGATCGCCTTGAAGGTCTAGCTGCATTTGCAGAGAAAAGAAGACCTTTGTACACAGGAAAGTGA
- the LOC123137747 gene encoding probable enoyl-CoA hydratase 2, mitochondrial isoform X2, with protein MRSLRGLLAVSGHLAARHAPPSGASSSPHSVLFARALQILSQPEPVRLHKLSAPDSGIVELRLERPEARNAIGKEMLKGLRSAMDKVKADSTANVVLVASSVPKVFCAGADLKERRLMGPSEVREFVNTLRATFSSFEALPIPTIAVVEGAAFGGGLELALSCDLRICGESATFSLPETGLAIIPGAGGTQRLPRIVGRARAKELIFTGRRFDATEAVNMGVVNYCVPGGEAYQKALELAREINQKGPLAIRMAKKAINEGVEVDLSSALAVEEECYEQVLHTQDRLEGLAAFAEKRRPLYTGK; from the exons ATGCGCAGCCTACGGGGCCTCCtcgccgtctccggccacctcgccgcccgcCACGCGCCGCCGAGCGGCGCCTCCTCGTCTCCCCACAGCGTCCTCTTCGCCCGTGCCCTCCAGATCCTCTCCCAGCCGGAGCCCGTCCGCCTCCACAAGCTCTCGGCGCCCGACTCCG GGATCGTGGAGCTGAGGCTGGAGCGGCCGGAGGCCAGGAACGCCATCGGGAAGGAGATGCTCAAGGGGCTGCGGAGCGCCATGGACAAGGTGAAGGCCGACTCGACGGCCAACGTTGTACTGGTAGCGAGCTCCGTGCCCAAGGTCTTCTGCGCGGGCGCTGACCTCAAG GAAAGGAGGTTAATGGGCCCTTCTGAAGTCCGGGAATTTGTTAATACCTTGAGAGCTACATTCTCATCCTTTGAG GCACTCCCTATTCCTACAATAGCTGTTGTTGAAGGAGCTGCCTTTGGCGGTGGGCTAGAGTTGGCTCTTTCATGTGATCTTCGTATATGTG GGGAGAGTGCAACATTCAGCTTGCCAGAAACCGGCCTTGCTATTATTCCTGG AGCTGGAGGGACACAGCGTCTTCCAAGGATTGTTGGAAGGGCCAGAGCAAAGGAATTGATATTCACTGGCCGTAGATTTGATGCGACAGAAGCTGTAAATATGG GGGTAGTGAACTACTGCGTTCCTGGTGGCGAGGCTTATCAAAAGGCTCTTGAACTTGCCCGGGAGATAAATCAGAAA GGTCCGTTAGCGATAAGGATGGCCAAGAAGGCCATCAACGAAGGGGTGGAGGTAGACCTGTCCTCTGCGTTGGCTGTCGAAGAAGAGTGCTACGAGCAAGTTCTGCACACTCAGGATCGCCTTGAAGGTCTAGCTGCATTTGCAGAGAAAAGAAGACCTTTGTACACAGGAAAGTGA
- the LOC123134337 gene encoding probable enoyl-CoA hydratase 2, mitochondrial isoform X1: MRSSWGILAAVSGHLTVRQASAAPGHHSLPVRTLQTLAQREPVCLKKLSAPDTGVLELTLQRPEVKNAISWELMTRLRGAIHKIEADATAKVVLVASSVPGVFCAGADLKERRHMSSSQVKEYANSLRSTFSYFEALSIPTIAVIEGAALGGGLELALSCDLRICGENATLGLPETGLAIIPGAGGTQRLPRIIGKSRAKELIFTGRRCDATEAVLMGLANYCVPAGEAYGKALELAREITKKGPLGVRMAKKAIDQGMEVADMRSALAVEGECYEQLLHTQDRLECLAAFAEKREPVYTGE; this comes from the exons ATGCGCAGCTCGTGGGGCATCCTCGCCGCCGTCTCCGGACACCTCACCGTCCGTCAAGCTTCAGCGGCTCCTGGTCACCACTCCCTCCCCGTGCGCACGCTCCAAACCCTAGCCCAGAGGGAGCCTGTGTGCCTCAAGAAGCTGTCGGCACCCGACACCG GGGTCCTGGAGCTGACGCTGCAGCGGCCAGAGGTGAAGAACGCCATCAGTTGGGAGTTGATGACAAGGCTGCGGGGCGCGATCCACAAGATTGAGGCCGACGCGACGGCCAAGGTTGTCCTTGTTGCGAGCTCCGTACCGGGAGTCTTCTGCGCAGGCGCCGATCTCAAG GAAAGGAGGCACATGAGCTCTTCACAGGTTAAAGAATATGCTAATTCCTTAAGGTCTACATTCTCGTACTTTGAG GCACTCTCCATTCCAACAATCGCCGTCATTGAAGGAGCTGCTTTGGGTGGTGGGCTAGAACTTGCTCTGTCATGTGATCTGCGTATATGTG GAGAAAATGCAACCCTTGGACTGCCAGAGACAGGCCTTGCTATTATTCCTGG AGCCGGGGGTACGCAGCGTCTTCCAAGGATCATCGGAAAGTCCAGAGCGAAGGAGCTGATATTCACAGGCCGCAGATGCGACGCAACTGAAGCTGTCTTGATGG GATTAGCAAACTACTGCGTTCCAGCAGGGGAGGCCTACGGCAAAGCTCTTGAACTCGCCCGTGAGATAACGAAGAAA GGCCCTCTGGGGGTAAGAATGGCCAAGAAGGCCATCGACCAAGGGATGGAGGTAGCAGACATGCGCTCCGCTTTGGCTGTCGAAGGGGAATGCTACGAGCAGCTGCTGCACACGCAGGATCGCCTCGAGTGCCTGGCTGCATTCGCTGAGAAGAGGGAGCCCGTGTACACTGGAGAGTAG
- the LOC123134337 gene encoding probable enoyl-CoA hydratase 2, mitochondrial isoform X2 — MRSSWGILAAVSGHLTVRQASAAPGHHSLPVRTLQTLAQREPVCLKKLSAPDTGVLELTLQRPEVKNAISWELMTRLRGAIHKIEADATAKVVLVASSVPGVFCAGADLKALSIPTIAVIEGAALGGGLELALSCDLRICGENATLGLPETGLAIIPGAGGTQRLPRIIGKSRAKELIFTGRRCDATEAVLMGLANYCVPAGEAYGKALELAREITKKGPLGVRMAKKAIDQGMEVADMRSALAVEGECYEQLLHTQDRLECLAAFAEKREPVYTGE; from the exons ATGCGCAGCTCGTGGGGCATCCTCGCCGCCGTCTCCGGACACCTCACCGTCCGTCAAGCTTCAGCGGCTCCTGGTCACCACTCCCTCCCCGTGCGCACGCTCCAAACCCTAGCCCAGAGGGAGCCTGTGTGCCTCAAGAAGCTGTCGGCACCCGACACCG GGGTCCTGGAGCTGACGCTGCAGCGGCCAGAGGTGAAGAACGCCATCAGTTGGGAGTTGATGACAAGGCTGCGGGGCGCGATCCACAAGATTGAGGCCGACGCGACGGCCAAGGTTGTCCTTGTTGCGAGCTCCGTACCGGGAGTCTTCTGCGCAGGCGCCGATCTCAAG GCACTCTCCATTCCAACAATCGCCGTCATTGAAGGAGCTGCTTTGGGTGGTGGGCTAGAACTTGCTCTGTCATGTGATCTGCGTATATGTG GAGAAAATGCAACCCTTGGACTGCCAGAGACAGGCCTTGCTATTATTCCTGG AGCCGGGGGTACGCAGCGTCTTCCAAGGATCATCGGAAAGTCCAGAGCGAAGGAGCTGATATTCACAGGCCGCAGATGCGACGCAACTGAAGCTGTCTTGATGG GATTAGCAAACTACTGCGTTCCAGCAGGGGAGGCCTACGGCAAAGCTCTTGAACTCGCCCGTGAGATAACGAAGAAA GGCCCTCTGGGGGTAAGAATGGCCAAGAAGGCCATCGACCAAGGGATGGAGGTAGCAGACATGCGCTCCGCTTTGGCTGTCGAAGGGGAATGCTACGAGCAGCTGCTGCACACGCAGGATCGCCTCGAGTGCCTGGCTGCATTCGCTGAGAAGAGGGAGCCCGTGTACACTGGAGAGTAG